The following proteins come from a genomic window of Megalobrama amblycephala isolate DHTTF-2021 linkage group LG1, ASM1881202v1, whole genome shotgun sequence:
- the nde1 gene encoding nuclear distribution protein nudE homolog 1, translated as MSETEPATFASVEQERDYWKEQATKYQQRAEEAQEELQEFQQMSRDYEVELEAELKQCDARNRELLTANNRLRMELENYKEKYETQHSEAVRQISTLEGDLAETTAIKDQLHKYIRELEQANDDLERAKRATIMSLEDFEQRMNHVIERNAFLESELDEKENLLESVQRLKDEARDLRQELAVQQKQERKSSISLSKDAEKPEATPTRPSSVVNSALPSLLATPSRPPGSGSAFNTPSASYSRIEGLTGTPLTTSARISALNIVGELLRKVGNLESKLASCRELHIHEKTPSRASVGQSTPSISRETSEIPSNTNGLMVKRLDFGTGSKIML; from the exons ATGAGTGAGACCGAGCCAGCAACATTTGCATCTGTTGAACAAGAGAGGGACTACTGGAAGGAGCAGGCTACAAAATACCAGCAGAG GGCTGAGGAGGCGCAGGAGGAGCTGCAGGAGTTTCAGCAGATGAGTCGAGACTATGAGGTGGAGCTGGAGGCAGAGCTGAAGCAGTGTGACGCCCGTAACCGTGAACTCCTCACAGCCAACAACAGACTCCGCATGGAATTAGAAAACTACAAG GAGAAGTATGAAACGCAACACTCGGAGGCAGTCAGGCAGATCTCGACTCTAGAAGGAGACCTGGCAGAGACCACAGCCATCAAGGACCAACTGCACAAGTATATCCGGGAGTTAGAGCAGGCTAATGATGACCTGGAAAGAGCTAAGAG GGCTACTATAATGTCACTTGAGGACTTTGAGCAGAGAATGAATCATGTTATAGAGAGAAATGCCTTCCTTGAGAGTGAGCTTGACGAAAAAGAGAATCTTCTAGAATCAGTACAGAGATTAAAGGACGAAGCCAGAG ATTTAAGACAGGAGCTGGCAGTTCAGCAGAAACAGGAGCGCAAGTCATCAATCAGCCTCTCTAAAGATGCAGAGAAGCCAGAGGCCACACCCACAAGACCCTCTTCTGTTGTCAACTCCGCCCTCCCATCTCTCCTTGCCACACCCTCCAGACCTCCAGGCTCAGGGAGTGCATTCAACACCCCCTCAGCTTCCTACAGCAGAA TTGAAGGTCTGACTGGAACTCCCCTTACCACATCTGCACGGATATCTGCCCTCAACATTGTTGGAGAGTTGTTGAGGAAAGTGGGG AACCTCGAATCAAAGCTGGCGTCATGCAGAGAGTTACACATCCATGAGAAAACACCTAGTCGTGCATCAGTTGGCCAGAGTACACCGAGCATTTCACGGGAAACCTCAGAAATCCCATCCAACACAAATGGCCT GATGGTGAAACGGTTGGACTTTGGAACAGGATCCAAGATAATGCTCTGA